The proteins below are encoded in one region of Mycobacterium pseudokansasii:
- the yidC gene encoding membrane protein insertase YidC: MSLLFDFFSLDFVYYPVSWIMWVWYKLFALIFGPSNFFAWALSVMFLVFTLRALLYKPFVRQIRTTRQMQELQPQIKALQKKYGKDRQRMAMEMQKLQREHGFNPILGCLPMLAQIPVFLGLYHVLRSFNRTTGGFGQPQMSVVENRLTGNYVFTPTDVGHFLDANLFGAPIGASMTQRGGLDAFVDFSRPAVIAVGVPVMILAGIATYFNSRASIARQSPEAAANPQTAMMNKLALYVFPLGVVVGGPFLPLAIILYWFSNNIWTFGQQHYVFGMIEKEDEAKRQEVLQRRAANAPAPGAKPKRVPKTASGGDESAAEPDVMGGVKKAGSADQSPEGKPEKAPRTPAGEPPQVGRNNAPAGRTPRPGARPKKRKR; the protein is encoded by the coding sequence GTGAGTCTTTTGTTTGATTTCTTCAGCCTGGACTTCGTCTACTACCCGGTGTCGTGGATCATGTGGGTCTGGTACAAGCTGTTCGCGCTGATCTTCGGGCCGTCGAACTTCTTCGCGTGGGCGCTATCAGTGATGTTCCTGGTGTTCACACTGCGTGCCCTGCTCTACAAACCGTTCGTCCGGCAGATCCGTACCACCCGCCAGATGCAAGAACTGCAGCCGCAGATCAAGGCGCTGCAGAAGAAGTACGGCAAGGATCGCCAGCGTATGGCGATGGAGATGCAGAAGCTGCAACGCGAACACGGGTTCAACCCGATCCTGGGCTGCTTGCCGATGCTGGCGCAGATCCCGGTGTTCTTGGGCCTGTATCACGTGTTGCGTTCGTTCAACCGCACCACGGGCGGTTTCGGCCAGCCGCAGATGTCGGTGGTGGAGAACCGGCTCACCGGCAATTACGTCTTCACCCCGACCGACGTGGGCCACTTTCTGGACGCCAACCTGTTCGGCGCCCCGATCGGGGCGTCGATGACTCAGCGCGGTGGGTTAGACGCGTTCGTCGATTTCAGTCGGCCCGCGGTGATTGCGGTCGGTGTGCCGGTCATGATCCTGGCTGGCATCGCGACCTACTTCAACAGCCGGGCATCCATTGCCCGGCAGAGCCCGGAGGCTGCGGCGAACCCGCAGACCGCGATGATGAACAAGTTGGCGCTCTATGTTTTCCCGCTGGGCGTCGTCGTCGGTGGCCCGTTCCTTCCGCTGGCGATCATCCTCTACTGGTTTTCGAACAACATCTGGACGTTCGGACAGCAGCATTACGTGTTCGGGATGATCGAAAAAGAGGACGAGGCCAAGAGACAGGAAGTGTTGCAGCGCAGGGCGGCCAACGCACCTGCCCCGGGAGCCAAGCCGAAACGCGTGCCGAAGACGGCGTCTGGCGGTGACGAGTCGGCGGCCGAGCCGGATGTTATGGGCGGCGTGAAGAAGGCGGGCTCAGCCGATCAGAGCCCGGAAGGGAAGCCCGAGAAGGCGCCACGGACTCCGGCCGGCGAGCCGCCTCAGGTGGGCCGGAACAACGCCCCCGCCGGCCGGACACCGCGCCCGGGTGCGCGGCCAAAGAAGCGCAAACGGTAA